A single genomic interval of Halorubrum aethiopicum harbors:
- a CDS encoding NAD(P)/FAD-dependent oxidoreductase, whose translation MSDEILEHRRLLVAGSGIAALSAAIYAARSNNDPLLIEGDEPGGQLTLTTDVENYPGFPDGISGPELINEMRAQAEKFGAEFRSGIVDDVRKEPAGHFRVELTNGDVYTADAVIAASGASARTLGVPGEDDLMGYGLSTCATCDGAFFRGEDMLVVGGGDAAMEEANFLTKFADTVYIAHRREEFRAEDVWIERVMDKVDDGEVEILKNTELTEIHGTAEEGITGVTLVEHPDGHPKEKLEDPATADEVDEYEFDVGAVFYAIGHTPNTEYLEDTGVELDDAGYLLTQGGRDGGQTATAVEGIFGAGDVVDHHYQQAVTAGGMGVKAALDADDYLSERERAGELHEAEVDAAAADD comes from the coding sequence ATGAGCGATGAAATACTCGAGCACCGACGGCTCCTCGTCGCCGGAAGCGGGATCGCCGCGTTGAGCGCGGCGATCTACGCGGCCCGGTCGAACAACGATCCGCTGTTGATCGAGGGCGACGAGCCCGGCGGCCAGCTCACGCTCACGACCGACGTGGAGAACTATCCGGGCTTCCCCGACGGGATCTCCGGGCCGGAGCTCATCAACGAGATGCGCGCGCAGGCGGAGAAGTTCGGGGCCGAGTTCCGGAGCGGGATCGTCGACGACGTACGGAAGGAGCCCGCGGGGCACTTCCGGGTCGAGCTCACGAACGGCGACGTCTACACCGCCGACGCCGTGATCGCCGCCTCCGGGGCCTCGGCGCGGACGCTCGGCGTCCCCGGCGAGGACGACCTGATGGGGTACGGGCTCTCGACGTGTGCGACCTGCGACGGCGCGTTCTTCCGCGGCGAGGACATGCTCGTCGTCGGCGGCGGCGACGCCGCCATGGAGGAGGCCAACTTCCTCACCAAGTTCGCGGACACCGTCTACATCGCGCACCGCCGCGAGGAGTTCCGCGCGGAGGACGTCTGGATCGAGCGCGTGATGGACAAGGTCGACGACGGCGAGGTCGAGATCCTGAAGAACACGGAGCTGACGGAGATCCACGGCACGGCCGAGGAGGGGATCACGGGCGTCACGCTCGTCGAGCACCCCGACGGCCACCCCAAGGAGAAGCTCGAGGACCCGGCGACCGCCGACGAGGTCGACGAGTACGAGTTCGACGTCGGGGCGGTGTTCTACGCCATCGGCCACACCCCGAACACCGAGTACCTGGAGGACACCGGCGTCGAGCTCGACGACGCGGGCTACCTCCTGACGCAGGGGGGTCGCGACGGGGGACAGACCGCGACCGCGGTCGAGGGGATCTTCGGCGCGGGCGACGTGGTCGACCACCACTACCAGCAGGCGGTGACCGCCGGCGGGATGGGCGTGAAGGCCGCGCTCGACGCCGACGACTACCTCTCGGAGCGCGAGCGCGCCGGCGAGCTCCACGAAGCCGAGGTCGACGCCGCGGCCGCGGACGACTGA
- a CDS encoding 50S ribosomal protein L40e, producing MASFDAAERRNLDRQICMRCNARNAPDAGRCRKCGYTKLRPKAKERRAA from the coding sequence ATGGCCAGTTTCGACGCCGCGGAACGCCGCAACCTCGACCGACAGATCTGTATGCGCTGTAACGCCCGCAACGCGCCCGACGCCGGGCGCTGCCGCAAGTGCGGCTACACCAAGCTCCGCCCGAAGGCGAAGGAACGCCGCGCGGCCTGA
- a CDS encoding DHH family phosphoesterase has translation MVRRLLLGCSAVGSALVEGVADGSADLLAVTDDAGWASTLRDRNVTTVEADPTDPSAYPERAAVVLVADDEPTRNVAAASAARERYPDAMIVAHVGTAPTAAQVDALEAIADRVVDPVEAVTTRVREAVGLDAPDPEDDRGPDRPPEATETTASTERPPRLIRTIRGLDGPLLVVAHDNPDPDAIASAVGLARIAEAVGVPAEPCYGGEIAHQENRAMVNLLDLSLSTVDGVDLETYGGIALVDHSRAGINDSLPEGTPVDVVIDHHPPRGPVEGAFVDVRPDAGATSTLIAEYLSRLGIEPDRPLATALLYGIRIDTRDFTREVSIPDFEAAASLTPHVDESTLDRVESPSVSPETLRVLATAIDRRDVRGSTVASCVGEITDRDALAQAADRLLDLEGIAVTFVYGYMDGVIYGSARTRGTDLDVGELLRDALAQAGSAGGHANMAGAQVPLGILEAVAEEESLADVVEEFVAERFFEALSAPPTPPAGITPSALDAEYPD, from the coding sequence ATGGTTCGGCGTCTGCTGCTCGGCTGTAGCGCGGTCGGAAGCGCCCTCGTCGAGGGCGTCGCCGATGGCTCCGCGGACCTCCTCGCCGTGACCGACGACGCCGGCTGGGCCTCGACGCTGCGCGACCGCAACGTGACGACCGTGGAGGCCGACCCGACCGACCCCTCCGCGTATCCCGAGCGCGCCGCGGTCGTCCTCGTCGCGGACGACGAGCCGACCCGGAACGTCGCCGCCGCCTCCGCCGCCCGTGAGCGCTACCCCGACGCCATGATCGTCGCGCACGTCGGCACCGCGCCGACCGCGGCGCAGGTCGACGCCCTGGAGGCGATCGCGGACCGCGTCGTCGACCCGGTCGAGGCGGTGACGACGCGGGTCCGCGAGGCGGTCGGCCTCGACGCTCCCGACCCCGAAGACGATCGCGGGCCCGACCGGCCGCCGGAAGCCACGGAGACCACGGCCTCGACCGAACGCCCGCCGCGGCTGATCCGGACGATACGGGGTCTCGACGGGCCGCTCCTCGTCGTCGCCCACGACAACCCCGACCCCGACGCCATCGCGAGCGCGGTCGGGCTGGCGCGGATCGCCGAGGCGGTCGGCGTCCCCGCGGAGCCCTGCTACGGCGGGGAGATCGCCCACCAGGAGAACCGCGCGATGGTGAACCTCCTCGACCTCTCGCTCTCGACCGTCGACGGCGTCGACCTCGAGACGTACGGCGGGATCGCGCTCGTGGACCACTCGCGGGCGGGGATCAACGACTCGCTGCCGGAGGGGACGCCGGTCGACGTCGTGATCGACCACCACCCGCCACGCGGGCCGGTCGAGGGCGCGTTCGTCGACGTGCGGCCGGACGCGGGCGCGACGAGCACGCTGATCGCGGAGTACCTCTCGCGGCTGGGGATCGAGCCGGACCGCCCGCTCGCGACCGCGCTGCTGTACGGGATCCGGATCGACACGCGGGATTTCACCCGCGAGGTGTCGATCCCCGACTTCGAGGCCGCCGCGTCGCTGACGCCGCACGTCGACGAGTCGACGCTCGACCGGGTCGAGAGCCCGAGCGTGAGTCCGGAGACGCTCCGCGTGCTCGCGACCGCGATCGACCGGCGCGACGTCCGCGGCTCGACGGTCGCGTCCTGCGTCGGCGAGATCACGGACCGCGACGCGCTCGCGCAGGCGGCCGACCGGCTGCTCGATCTGGAGGGGATCGCCGTGACCTTCGTGTACGGCTACATGGACGGGGTGATCTACGGGTCGGCGCGCACCCGCGGGACCGACCTCGACGTGGGCGAACTGCTCCGGGACGCGCTCGCGCAGGCGGGCTCCGCGGGCGGACACGCCAACATGGCCGGCGCGCAGGTCCCGCTCGGCATCTTGGAGGCCGTCGCCGAGGAGGAGTCGCTCGCCGACGTCGTCGAGGAGTTCGTCGCCGAACGGTTCTTCGAGGCGCTCTCCGCGCCGCCGACGCCGCCGGCCGGGATCACGCCGTCGGCGCTCGACGCGGAGTATCCGGACTGA
- a CDS encoding gamma-glutamylcyclotransferase family protein, which yields MDVFVYGTLTEPERVGSLLDSFVFVGPATLSGLRPVEGRYPTLAPGGETAGRLLRTDEIDALDAYEGVDDGFYVRVAVPLDAPDGHPDEATLYVGDPDRLDADATWPGDGSFRERVERHIDRADIAVRLDRGPTV from the coding sequence ATGGACGTCTTCGTCTACGGGACCCTCACGGAGCCGGAGCGCGTCGGATCGCTGCTCGACTCGTTCGTCTTCGTCGGACCGGCGACGCTCTCCGGGCTCCGGCCCGTCGAGGGGCGCTACCCGACGCTCGCGCCCGGCGGGGAGACGGCGGGGCGGCTCCTCCGCACCGACGAGATCGACGCGCTCGACGCGTACGAGGGCGTCGACGACGGGTTCTACGTCCGGGTCGCCGTACCGCTCGACGCGCCCGACGGCCACCCCGACGAGGCGACCCTCTACGTCGGCGACCCCGACCGGCTCGACGCGGACGCGACGTGGCCGGGCGACGGCTCGTTCCGTGAGCGGGTGGAGCGGCACATCGATCGGGCCGACATCGCCGTCCGTCTCGACCGGGGGCCGACCGTCTGA
- the ilvA gene encoding threonine ammonia-lyase, whose protein sequence is MISLADIEAARERVDGVARHTPLERSRTFSEMTGADVHLKLENFQRTGAFKIRGATNRIATLPPEAREAGVVTASAGNHAQGVALAAERAGVKATVVMPKFAPVSKVKATRGYGATVRLEGVDYDEAQAVAHDLEREQGLTYVHAFDDPAVMAGQGTLGLEIADDRPDLDTVVVPIGGGGLISGVAVAVKERLDDVRVVGVQAEGAASAAASLSAGEIREIEGVDTIADGIATRSIGEEPFAVMREYVDEVVTVDDREIALALTLLLERSKTLVEGAGAVALAATLSEAFDYDADETIVAALCGGNIDLNRLGTVIRRGLVQMGRYLKITVDLKDRPGELERVSSIVARAGANVYAVHHDRTSRDVAVNAAELELELETDDAEHAASIVEELEADGYEVEVLS, encoded by the coding sequence ATGATCTCGTTGGCCGACATCGAGGCCGCCCGCGAGCGGGTCGACGGCGTCGCCCGCCACACGCCGCTCGAGCGCTCGCGGACGTTCTCGGAGATGACCGGCGCGGACGTCCACCTCAAACTCGAGAACTTCCAGCGCACCGGCGCGTTCAAGATCCGCGGGGCGACGAACCGGATCGCGACCCTCCCGCCCGAGGCGCGCGAGGCCGGCGTCGTCACCGCCAGCGCCGGCAACCACGCGCAGGGCGTCGCGCTGGCGGCCGAGCGCGCAGGGGTCAAGGCCACCGTCGTGATGCCGAAGTTCGCGCCCGTCTCGAAGGTGAAAGCCACCCGCGGGTACGGCGCGACGGTCCGGCTGGAGGGCGTCGACTACGACGAGGCGCAGGCGGTCGCCCACGACCTCGAGCGCGAGCAGGGGTTGACGTACGTCCACGCCTTCGACGACCCGGCCGTGATGGCCGGGCAGGGCACCCTCGGGTTGGAGATCGCCGACGACCGGCCCGACCTCGACACCGTCGTCGTCCCGATCGGCGGCGGCGGGCTGATCTCGGGGGTCGCGGTCGCGGTCAAGGAGCGGCTGGACGACGTCCGCGTCGTCGGGGTCCAAGCGGAGGGCGCGGCCTCGGCGGCCGCGTCGCTGTCGGCGGGCGAGATCCGCGAGATCGAGGGCGTCGACACGATCGCCGACGGGATCGCCACCCGGTCGATCGGCGAGGAGCCGTTCGCGGTCATGCGCGAGTACGTCGACGAGGTGGTGACCGTCGACGACCGGGAGATCGCCTTAGCGCTCACGCTACTGCTCGAACGCTCGAAGACGCTCGTCGAGGGGGCGGGGGCGGTCGCGCTGGCGGCGACGCTCTCGGAGGCGTTCGACTACGACGCCGACGAGACGATCGTCGCCGCGTTATGCGGCGGCAACATCGACCTCAACCGGCTCGGGACGGTGATCCGCCGCGGGCTCGTCCAGATGGGCCGGTACCTCAAGATCACCGTCGACCTGAAGGACCGGCCGGGCGAGCTCGAGCGCGTCTCGAGCATCGTCGCGCGCGCCGGCGCGAACGTGTACGCGGTCCACCACGACCGGACCTCGCGGGACGTCGCGGTCAACGCCGCGGAGCTCGAGCTCGAACTCGAGACCGACGACGCCGAACACGCCGCGAGCATCGTCGAGGAGCTGGAGGCCGACGGCTACGAGGTCGAGGTGCTGTCGTAG
- the folP gene encoding dihydropteroate synthase: protein MYYHEAANFLFDLRRFSVKPGTERIEALLDRLGNPEADLPCVQIAGSNGKGSTARMVESVLRESGLSVGLYTSPHLAALTERIRVDGRPMTDAAVADFVEEAKPWLVERAAAGEPLTFFEVITAMALHDFARRDVDVVVLEVGLGGEYDATSAVDPVATAVTNVSLEHTAVLGDTIGEIARTKSRIARADAPMVTACSGEALRVVREVAGEAGAPVTRVTGPGGAGGDDAGGEDDADGGAAEGDDTGDEVDDADSPDGDLDPAIDASYGGRVSATDAEVTFAGESAGTYRIPLVGRHQATNAAVAAALARRTLDALDEGDAGDGEAVGSFDRALADGLARATWPGRFEVVDTGPLTVLDGAHNPAACATLAETLAEYDYADLHLVYAAMHDKDHAGAVGALPAAETAIACRPALDRAEDPAVLAAALRSGGVDDVTEGDDVADAVAAATDRAEEDDCVLVVGSLFAVAEARAALYRTVTPKSVDGPADAARALERGGVPPADAARARGGVDHRTCSLRLRGDRANRVAATLRTVGGEAAVGGVGATGDGGDVDGGGSAGGELSPVTLAGSVAEFRELCDRLEGAGGGLAGVAADLRERLGIGRGSAGDPAAGVAGAAGADDYPWSDGTAVMGVLNVTPDSFHDGGRHEGLADAVAGAERMVEAGVDVIDVGGESTRPGAEAVPVTEEIARVVPAIDAVREVPAVADGDVLVSVDTRKPAVAEAALEAGADVINDVTGLEDPRMREVVADAGCPVVVMHSVDAPVDPDNDPEYDDVVADVIADLRERLALADVAGIDRDRVIVDPGLGFGKSAAENFELLGRVDEFAALGCPVLVGHSYKSLYDAVGLGPDDREHATVAATALAAERGADLVRVHDVAENRAAVDVVAAATDPERPE from the coding sequence ATGTACTACCACGAGGCGGCGAACTTCCTGTTCGACCTCCGTCGCTTCTCGGTCAAGCCCGGCACCGAGCGGATCGAGGCGCTGCTCGACCGGCTGGGGAACCCCGAAGCCGACCTCCCGTGCGTCCAGATCGCGGGCTCGAACGGCAAGGGGAGCACGGCCCGGATGGTCGAGTCGGTCCTGCGGGAGTCCGGGCTCTCCGTCGGGCTCTACACTTCGCCGCACCTCGCCGCGCTCACGGAGCGGATCCGCGTCGACGGCCGGCCCATGACCGACGCGGCGGTCGCCGACTTCGTCGAGGAGGCGAAGCCGTGGCTCGTAGAGCGGGCCGCGGCCGGCGAGCCGCTCACGTTCTTCGAGGTGATCACGGCGATGGCGCTCCACGACTTCGCGCGCCGCGACGTCGACGTGGTCGTCCTCGAGGTCGGCCTCGGCGGCGAGTACGACGCGACCAGCGCCGTCGACCCCGTCGCGACCGCGGTGACGAACGTCTCGCTCGAGCACACCGCGGTCCTCGGCGACACGATCGGCGAGATCGCCCGCACCAAGTCGCGGATCGCCCGCGCCGACGCCCCGATGGTCACGGCCTGCTCGGGCGAGGCCCTGCGGGTCGTCCGCGAGGTCGCCGGGGAGGCGGGCGCGCCCGTGACGCGGGTCACGGGTCCCGGCGGCGCGGGCGGTGACGACGCGGGCGGTGAGGACGACGCGGACGGTGGCGCCGCCGAGGGCGACGACACGGGCGACGAGGTCGACGACGCGGACTCCCCGGACGGGGACCTCGACCCCGCGATCGACGCGAGCTACGGGGGGCGCGTGAGCGCGACGGACGCCGAGGTGACCTTCGCCGGCGAGTCGGCCGGAACCTACCGGATCCCGCTCGTCGGGAGACATCAGGCGACCAACGCCGCGGTCGCGGCGGCACTGGCGCGCAGAACGCTCGACGCGCTCGACGAGGGCGACGCAGGCGACGGGGAGGCCGTCGGGTCCTTCGACCGGGCGCTCGCGGACGGGCTCGCGCGGGCGACGTGGCCCGGCCGGTTCGAGGTCGTCGACACGGGGCCGCTGACCGTCCTCGACGGCGCGCACAACCCCGCGGCCTGCGCGACCCTCGCGGAGACGCTCGCGGAGTACGACTACGCGGACCTCCACCTCGTGTACGCCGCGATGCACGACAAGGACCACGCCGGCGCGGTCGGCGCGCTCCCGGCCGCGGAGACCGCGATCGCCTGCCGGCCCGCGCTCGACCGCGCGGAGGACCCGGCCGTGCTCGCGGCGGCGCTCCGGTCGGGCGGCGTCGACGACGTGACGGAGGGCGATGACGTCGCCGACGCGGTCGCGGCGGCGACCGACCGCGCCGAGGAGGACGACTGCGTGCTCGTCGTCGGCTCGCTGTTCGCGGTCGCGGAGGCGCGCGCGGCGCTGTACCGAACCGTGACTCCGAAGTCGGTCGACGGCCCGGCGGACGCCGCCCGCGCCCTCGAGCGGGGCGGGGTCCCGCCGGCGGACGCGGCGCGCGCGCGAGGCGGGGTCGATCACCGGACCTGCTCGCTCCGGCTCCGGGGCGACCGCGCGAACCGGGTCGCGGCGACGCTCCGGACGGTCGGCGGCGAGGCGGCCGTCGGCGGGGTCGGCGCGACGGGCGACGGCGGCGATGTCGACGGCGGCGGCTCCGCGGGCGGCGAGCTCTCGCCGGTCACGCTCGCCGGCTCGGTCGCCGAGTTCCGGGAGCTGTGCGACCGGCTCGAGGGCGCGGGCGGCGGCCTCGCGGGCGTCGCGGCCGACCTCCGGGAGCGACTCGGGATCGGCCGGGGATCGGCCGGGGATCCCGCCGCCGGGGTTGCCGGGGCCGCCGGGGCCGACGACTACCCCTGGTCCGACGGCACCGCGGTGATGGGCGTGCTCAACGTGACGCCCGACTCCTTCCACGACGGCGGCCGCCACGAGGGGCTCGCGGACGCGGTCGCGGGGGCGGAGCGCATGGTCGAGGCCGGCGTCGACGTGATCGACGTCGGCGGCGAGTCCACCCGGCCGGGCGCGGAGGCGGTCCCCGTCACCGAGGAGATCGCCCGCGTCGTCCCGGCGATCGACGCGGTCCGGGAGGTCCCCGCGGTCGCCGACGGCGACGTGCTCGTCTCCGTCGACACCCGGAAGCCGGCGGTCGCGGAGGCGGCCCTCGAGGCGGGCGCGGACGTGATAAACGACGTGACCGGGTTGGAGGACCCCCGGATGCGCGAGGTCGTCGCCGACGCCGGGTGTCCCGTCGTCGTGATGCACAGCGTCGACGCCCCCGTCGACCCCGACAACGACCCGGAGTACGACGACGTGGTCGCGGACGTGATCGCCGACCTCCGCGAGCGGCTCGCGCTGGCCGACGTGGCGGGGATCGACCGGGACCGCGTGATCGTCGACCCCGGACTCGGGTTCGGCAAGTCGGCCGCCGAGAACTTCGAGCTGCTCGGCCGGGTCGACGAGTTCGCGGCGCTCGGCTGCCCGGTGCTGGTCGGCCACTCCTACAAGTCGCTGTACGACGCCGTCGGCCTCGGCCCGGACGACCGCGAGCACGCGACCGTCGCCGCGACCGCGCTCGCGGCCGAGCGCGGGGCCGACCTCGTCCGCGTCCACGACGTCGCCGAGAACCGCGCCGCGGTCGACGTCGTCGCCGCCGCGACCGATCCGGAGCGGCCCGAGTGA
- a CDS encoding ATP-binding protein yields MSKPRGYAVVAAIGCSLLLVATIHHGTEIGAVGEILGPALALALDGGIALGVVYAGVRVRDAGFTRSEEGRVARWTVAGAFLAASAIGATLLVRAVEGRPLVEPVFPLLVAAGSGALGGAIAGYLAVRQEAEARRARDATRAVSFVNHLIRHDLRNDLSTIRGYADLAEATAHGGGDSGSAAGDAAGPDGRDAAAVIATKADEGLDRLETTSAVADALVGDADLHRVDLASVTREILEGLRDRPDVTVEADLTEEAPVTANDGLRSVVDNLVENAVEHAGGDATLRVTVRDDDRAVTLSIDDDGPGLPPEQRAALFGDAADDGAGDGDGADDGGGGGLFIVDSLVEEYDGTISVGEADLGGTRFEVTFPRANDADRFDFPPSAAPEPEQSADSTASDS; encoded by the coding sequence GTGTCGAAACCACGAGGCTACGCCGTCGTCGCCGCGATCGGGTGTAGCCTGCTGCTCGTCGCGACGATCCACCACGGGACCGAGATCGGAGCCGTCGGGGAGATCCTCGGTCCCGCGCTCGCGCTGGCGCTCGACGGCGGGATCGCCCTCGGCGTCGTCTACGCGGGAGTGCGGGTCCGGGACGCCGGCTTCACCCGCAGCGAGGAGGGACGCGTCGCTCGCTGGACCGTGGCCGGCGCGTTCCTCGCGGCGAGCGCGATCGGCGCGACCCTGCTCGTCCGGGCGGTCGAGGGTCGCCCCCTCGTCGAACCCGTCTTCCCGCTGTTGGTCGCCGCCGGCTCGGGTGCGCTCGGCGGCGCGATCGCGGGATACCTCGCCGTTCGCCAGGAGGCGGAGGCTCGCCGTGCGCGCGACGCCACGCGGGCGGTGTCGTTCGTGAACCACCTGATCCGTCACGACCTCCGGAACGACCTGTCGACGATCCGCGGGTACGCGGACCTCGCCGAGGCGACCGCCCACGGCGGAGGCGACTCCGGCTCCGCCGCCGGCGACGCTGCCGGTCCCGACGGGCGCGACGCCGCGGCGGTGATCGCGACCAAGGCCGACGAGGGGCTCGATCGTCTGGAGACGACGAGCGCCGTCGCCGACGCGCTCGTCGGCGACGCCGACCTCCATCGGGTCGACCTCGCGTCGGTCACTCGGGAGATACTCGAGGGGCTCAGGGACCGGCCCGACGTGACCGTCGAGGCCGACCTCACGGAGGAGGCCCCGGTCACGGCGAACGACGGCCTCCGGTCGGTCGTCGACAACCTCGTCGAGAACGCCGTCGAGCACGCGGGCGGCGACGCCACTCTCCGGGTCACCGTCCGTGACGACGACCGGGCGGTCACGCTGTCCATCGACGACGACGGACCGGGACTTCCCCCCGAGCAGCGGGCCGCGCTGTTCGGCGACGCGGCCGATGACGGCGCGGGCGACGGCGACGGCGCCGACGACGGCGGAGGCGGCGGGTTGTTCATCGTCGACAGCCTCGTCGAGGAGTACGACGGCACGATCTCGGTCGGGGAGGCGGACCTCGGCGGGACGCGGTTCGAGGTGACGTTCCCGCGGGCGAACGACGCCGACCGTTTCGACTTCCCCCCGTCCGCCGCACCCGAGCCGGAGCAGTCGGCGGACTCGACCGCCTCCGATAGCTAG
- a CDS encoding MATE family efflux transporter — MDLPRVRRVWKRVFALAWPVMAEQTFRTAMRTTDIVVSALFSPAAVVAIGLADLYARFPLRIGLGLGGGAIALSSQDTGAAETATRDEAITQAILLGALAGVPFVLFGLFLGEAAIDVFGRLIGRETPPEVVSLGSAYLAIVFATAPARHVALVAARALQGTGDTRTPMYVNVLGNSLNVVGSVLLGLGLLGLPRLEIVGVGLATGAANVLTAGLLCAAIRGPWTDAEFARPRDPTIAGQLLRVSAPRVAEGFSAEAAEFPFNALLLGFGEAVNAGFQIGRRVYQQVTGPLSRGYNVAASVLVGQALGAGDPDRARFDGWAVAALGLLSVGAAGLALVALAPRVVRLFTADPATVEYAVDFARVYGLAGGALACFTSLSGALQGASETRIPFAARLTGMFGLFLGASWLLSRTAGFGPSGAYVGVFLAYCWMALVVAVGFRRSGWATRAAAMMAERGSGGDAAAGDGD; from the coding sequence ATGGACCTCCCGCGCGTCCGGCGCGTCTGGAAGCGCGTGTTCGCGCTCGCGTGGCCGGTGATGGCCGAGCAGACGTTCCGGACCGCGATGCGGACGACCGACATCGTCGTCAGCGCGCTCTTCTCGCCGGCCGCCGTGGTCGCGATCGGCCTCGCGGACCTGTACGCGCGGTTCCCGCTCCGGATCGGGTTGGGGCTCGGCGGCGGCGCGATCGCCCTCTCCTCACAGGACACCGGCGCGGCGGAGACGGCGACCCGAGACGAGGCGATCACGCAGGCGATCCTGCTCGGCGCGCTCGCCGGGGTCCCGTTCGTCCTCTTCGGGCTGTTCCTCGGCGAGGCCGCGATCGACGTCTTCGGCCGGCTGATCGGCCGGGAGACCCCGCCGGAGGTCGTCTCGCTCGGCTCGGCGTACCTCGCGATCGTCTTCGCGACGGCCCCGGCGAGACACGTCGCGCTCGTGGCCGCGCGGGCGCTTCAGGGCACCGGCGACACCAGAACGCCGATGTACGTGAACGTCCTCGGGAACTCCCTCAACGTCGTCGGGTCGGTCCTCCTCGGGCTCGGGCTGCTCGGACTCCCTCGCCTGGAGATCGTCGGCGTCGGGCTCGCGACCGGGGCCGCGAACGTCCTCACGGCGGGACTGCTGTGTGCGGCGATACGGGGGCCGTGGACCGACGCCGAGTTCGCCCGTCCGCGGGACCCGACGATCGCGGGACAGCTGCTCCGCGTGAGCGCGCCGCGGGTTGCGGAGGGGTTCAGCGCCGAGGCCGCGGAGTTCCCCTTCAACGCCCTGCTCCTCGGCTTCGGCGAGGCGGTCAACGCCGGCTTCCAGATCGGTCGCCGGGTCTACCAACAGGTGACCGGTCCGCTCTCGCGCGGGTACAACGTCGCGGCCTCGGTGTTGGTCGGGCAGGCGCTCGGCGCGGGCGACCCCGACCGGGCCCGCTTCGACGGCTGGGCCGTCGCGGCGCTCGGACTCCTCTCGGTCGGAGCCGCCGGGCTCGCGCTCGTCGCGCTCGCGCCGCGCGTCGTCCGGCTCTTCACCGCCGACCCGGCGACCGTCGAGTACGCGGTCGACTTCGCGCGGGTGTACGGTCTCGCGGGCGGCGCGCTCGCCTGTTTCACGTCGCTGTCCGGCGCGCTCCAGGGCGCGAGCGAGACCCGGATCCCCTTCGCGGCGCGGCTCACGGGGATGTTCGGGCTCTTCCTCGGCGCGTCCTGGCTGTTGAGCCGGACCGCCGGGTTCGGCCCGTCCGGCGCGTACGTCGGCGTGTTCCTCGCGTACTGCTGGATGGCGCTCGTCGTCGCCGTCGGCTTCCGACGCTCGGGATGGGCGACGCGGGCCGCGGCGATGATGGCCGAACGCGGAAGCGGCGGGGACGCGGCCGCTGGGGACGGCGACTAG
- the trxA gene encoding thioredoxin, translating into MTVRVLDFYADWCGPCKTQDPILEEVQEELGDAFELQKVDVDQEQDVANQYQVRSLPTLIVENDDGVVDRFVGVTQKEDITAAISEAGA; encoded by the coding sequence ATGACCGTTCGAGTGCTGGATTTCTACGCCGACTGGTGCGGCCCGTGTAAGACGCAGGACCCGATACTGGAGGAGGTCCAGGAGGAGCTCGGGGACGCCTTCGAGCTACAGAAGGTCGACGTCGACCAGGAGCAGGACGTCGCCAACCAGTATCAGGTCCGATCGCTGCCGACGCTCATCGTCGAGAACGACGACGGCGTCGTCGACCGATTCGTCGGGGTCACCCAGAAGGAGGACATCACCGCCGCGATCTCGGAAGCCGGCGCGTGA